In Gammaproteobacteria bacterium, the genomic stretch ACTGGCAGCTAATGCGCCATCAACCTTCGCTTCATCAAACACTTCGTTAAAATGTTCGTATTGACCCGCACCACCAGAAGCTATAATAGGTACATTTATTAGGCTTCGAAGTTGAGAAAGTTGTCTAATGTCATAACCATTTTTGACACCATCTTGGTTCATGCAATTTAAAACAATTTCACCCGCACCCAAGTTCTCCGCTTCAATAGCCCATTCCATTGTTTTTCTATCAGCGGCACGAATTTTCGTTTCATCGCCTGTATATTGATAGACATAGTAATCTCCATTTATTTGATGGCTATCAATGCCAACAACTACGCATTGACTGCCGAACTCTTCAGCCAACATTGAAATTAATTTAGGATTTTCAAGTGCTGGGGAATTAATAGATATCTTGTCTGCCCCTGAATTTAAAATCAGTCTGGCGTCGGCTATTGAACGAATGCCGCCTGCTACACAAAATGGAATATCTAATAGACGAGCAATGTCAGATATCCAGTTTTTATCTACTAATCGTCCGTCACTGCTGGCAGTAATATCATAAAATACCAGCTCATCCGCGCCTGCATCACGGTAATATTTAGCATACTCAAGTATGCTGCCCATCACTTGATGACTCTTGAATTGAACTCCTTTTACTACCACGCTATCCTTAACATCAAGGCAGGGAATAATTCGTTTTGTTAACATGCTAATACCTCGGGTAATTCAAGTTTATTTTCGTAAAGTGCCCGCCCTACAATTGCACCGCTCAATCCCTGATTTTTAAGTGATTTGATGTCATCAAGCGAGCGTATTCCACCCGATGCCTGTAAACAGAGAAAAGGAAATTTATCCAACAACTGCTTATATAAATTACAATCTGGGCCACTCAATGTGCCATCTAATGAAATATTCGTGCATAACACATGTTTTAAGCCAAATCGTTCATAGAAACGAATCATGTCAAACAACGATTGTACGCTGATATCTTTCCACGCATTAGTAGTAATCATTGGTTGATTACTACTATTAAAAATAACATCTAACGCTAGCACAATTCGATCAGCTCCGAACTCATTTAACCAAGTCGAAACTTCATTTGGTTGCTGTACAGCCATGCTTCCAACAATGACACGAGCAGCGCCAATTTTCAGTAAAGCTTCCACTTGAGTTTTATCTCTAATGCCGCCACCTGTTTGAACTTTAATGTTGGTCTCTGTGATAATGGTAGAAATCAACGACAGTTGATTATTATCAGGATCATCTGCGCCACTCAAATCAACAATGTGTATCCATTCAGCGCCATCGACAGCGAATTTCTTTGCTGTTGAAATAGGATCAACACTGTAAATAGTCTCACGGTTAAAATCACCTTGATATAAACGTACACATTTTGAATTTCGAATATCAATTGCAGGATAAATAATCATTTATAACTCCAGAAAATTTTTAATAATGAGTGATCCTACAGAGCCTGATCGTTCTGGGTGAAACTGTGCACCAAAATAGTTTCGACATTGGACTGCTGCTGAAAAATCCGAACTATGACTTGTCACCGCTGTAGTCTGTGAGCCAACTGGCGCTGCGTAACTATGGACGTAGTAAACATAAGATTGCTCAGCGACTCCTTTCATGATTGCTATATCAGAAACATTAAGAAGTGCATTCCAACCCATATGCGGTACAGTTAAATTATCAGAAGGAATTAGTTTTTTGACTTTACCGGGAATAATACTCAAGCATGTAATATCCCCTTCTTGTGAGTGATCAAATAATATTTGCATGCCAAGACAAATTCCTAGCACCGGTTGTGTCAAAGAGCGTATGACATCAATCAACCCAAGGTTAGCCAAGTTTTTCATGGCGGTACTTGCAGAAGTAACGCCCGGTAAAAGAACATGGCTGGAATTTGTTATCACTTTAGCATCTTGGCTGATGTTTGCTGATACACCCAGTCTATTCAAGCTGTAGACGAGTGATGCAAGGTTAGAGCCGCCGTAATCTATAATTGTAATCATAGAACACCTTTTGTCGTGGGCAGTTCATTGCCTTGTTTATAGATTGCTTGTTTTAATGCACGGCCAAAGCTTTTAAAGATAGATTCAACCATGTGATGAGCATTTTCACCTTTAACTTTAATGTGAATTGCTGCACCTAGGCTTTCAGAGAGAGATCTAAAAAAATGTGAAACAAGCTCAGTGGGTAAATCACCCACTTTTTCTCTGTTAAACGAGCCTTCAAAGACAAAGTAAGGTCTGCCACTCAAATCCAAAGCCACCTCTGCACTGGCCTCATCCATCGGTAACAAGAAACCATATCGATTGATCCCTAACTTATCGCCTAAAGCTGTTCTAAGTGCACTGCCTAATGCAAGGGCTGTGTCCTCAACTGTGTGATGTTCATCAACATCTAAATCACCTGTCACATTGATATCTAAATTGAAGTCGCCGTGTTTGGCGAGCTGTTCGAGCATGTGATCATAGAATCCGACACCAGTGGCGATATTTATTTTTTTACATTGATCAAGGTTCACTGCGACTGACACATTTGTTTCTTTAGTGCTACGTTGAATTTCAGCGAATCTGGGTTTATCTAATATCTGTCTGGCTATCTCTAACCAATCACATTCTATCTTATATAAAATACCAGTAATCCCCATGTTTTTGGCTAGCTGCAAATCAGTCTCTCTATCTCCAATGACATAAGAACGTGCAAAATCAATTTTGTCACTTCGTAAATAGTTCATCACAAGGCCTAGCCTTGGTTTTCGGCACTCACAGGCGTCGTCCTGAGTGTGAGGGCAAATACAAATATCATCGAAGCTTATACCTTGCGAGTTAAATATATTAATCATCATGGCTTGCGATGCTTCAAACAAATTCTTCTCAAATGATTTAGTCCCAAGCCCATCTTGGTTGGTAACCAACACAAATGAATATCCAGCGTCCTTCAATAGTAGTA encodes the following:
- the hisF gene encoding imidazole glycerol phosphate synthase subunit HisF, producing MLTKRIIPCLDVKDSVVVKGVQFKSHQVMGSILEYAKYYRDAGADELVFYDITASSDGRLVDKNWISDIARLLDIPFCVAGGIRSIADARLILNSGADKISINSPALENPKLISMLAEEFGSQCVVVGIDSHQINGDYYVYQYTGDETKIRAADRKTMEWAIEAENLGAGEIVLNCMNQDGVKNGYDIRQLSQLRSLINVPIIASGGAGQYEHFNEVFDEAKVDGALAASVFHTKHILIPDLKEYLRLKNIKVRL
- the hisA gene encoding 1-(5-phosphoribosyl)-5-[(5-phosphoribosylamino)methylideneamino]imidazole-4-carboxamide isomerase, whose protein sequence is MIIYPAIDIRNSKCVRLYQGDFNRETIYSVDPISTAKKFAVDGAEWIHIVDLSGADDPDNNQLSLISTIITETNIKVQTGGGIRDKTQVEALLKIGAARVIVGSMAVQQPNEVSTWLNEFGADRIVLALDVIFNSSNQPMITTNAWKDISVQSLFDMIRFYERFGLKHVLCTNISLDGTLSGPDCNLYKQLLDKFPFLCLQASGGIRSLDDIKSLKNQGLSGAIVGRALYENKLELPEVLAC
- the hisH gene encoding imidazole glycerol phosphate synthase subunit HisH, which produces MITIIDYGGSNLASLVYSLNRLGVSANISQDAKVITNSSHVLLPGVTSASTAMKNLANLGLIDVIRSLTQPVLGICLGMQILFDHSQEGDITCLSIIPGKVKKLIPSDNLTVPHMGWNALLNVSDIAIMKGVAEQSYVYYVHSYAAPVGSQTTAVTSHSSDFSAAVQCRNYFGAQFHPERSGSVGSLIIKNFLEL
- the hisB gene encoding bifunctional histidinol-phosphatase/imidazoleglycerol-phosphate dehydratase HisB, producing MLKKILFLDRDGTLIDEPMDKQVDCISKLRLKNNVIPALLLLKDAGYSFVLVTNQDGLGTKSFEKNLFEASQAMMINIFNSQGISFDDICICPHTQDDACECRKPRLGLVMNYLRSDKIDFARSYVIGDRETDLQLAKNMGITGILYKIECDWLEIARQILDKPRFAEIQRSTKETNVSVAVNLDQCKKINIATGVGFYDHMLEQLAKHGDFNLDINVTGDLDVDEHHTVEDTALALGSALRTALGDKLGINRYGFLLPMDEASAEVALDLSGRPYFVFEGSFNREKVGDLPTELVSHFFRSLSESLGAAIHIKVKGENAHHMVESIFKSFGRALKQAIYKQGNELPTTKGVL